A region of Ignatzschineria larvae DSM 13226 DNA encodes the following proteins:
- a CDS encoding cytochrome b codes for MATTKTNGKSRLERLGDWIDYRIPYKRALKTHVTEYYAPKNFNWLYVFGVLAGVVLVNQILTGIWLVMYYKPDGALGPTGIPIAYASLETAVMRDANWTWLIRYMHAVGASMFFIVIYMHMFRGLIYGSHRKPRELVWIFGMLIYLVLMAEAFMGYVLPYGQMSFWGAQVIISLFGAIPYIGDTLVTGIRGDFVISEATLSRFFALHVIALPLVLVGLVVAHILALHQVGSNNPDGIEIKDNLDENGKPLDGIPFHPYYTVHDTFAVGIFLIFFALIIFYMPDMYGLFLESPNFEPANPLATPAHIAPVWYFTPYYTILRAVPSWFGTQIWGVIAMGASIAVLFALPWLDRSPVRSIRYKGAFIKIMIALFVICFIVLGYLGVVPANDTRTLVARICTVYYFVFFLGMPWWSRWGKVKPVPTRVTMK; via the coding sequence ATGGCTACGACTAAAACAAATGGAAAATCAAGATTAGAGCGTTTAGGGGATTGGATTGATTATCGTATCCCGTATAAACGTGCTCTAAAAACACACGTCACTGAATATTATGCGCCTAAGAACTTTAACTGGCTCTATGTCTTCGGTGTTTTAGCGGGTGTTGTACTAGTAAATCAAATCCTAACAGGTATCTGGTTAGTAATGTATTATAAGCCCGATGGCGCTTTAGGTCCTACTGGGATTCCTATTGCCTATGCTTCGCTTGAAACGGCTGTGATGCGAGATGCAAACTGGACTTGGCTCATACGCTATATGCATGCAGTCGGTGCATCGATGTTCTTTATCGTCATCTATATGCATATGTTCCGCGGTTTAATTTACGGTTCACATCGTAAACCTCGCGAACTTGTATGGATCTTCGGTATGTTAATCTACCTCGTACTGATGGCTGAGGCCTTTATGGGATACGTTCTGCCCTATGGTCAGATGTCATTCTGGGGTGCACAGGTTATTATATCTCTCTTTGGTGCAATCCCTTACATTGGAGATACATTAGTAACGGGTATCCGTGGTGACTTCGTGATCTCTGAAGCAACCTTAAGCCGTTTCTTTGCGCTTCATGTGATTGCACTGCCACTTGTCTTAGTAGGCTTAGTTGTGGCACATATCCTTGCACTTCACCAAGTAGGTTCTAATAATCCAGATGGTATCGAAATTAAAGATAATCTCGATGAAAATGGCAAACCGCTTGATGGTATTCCGTTCCATCCTTACTACACAGTACATGATACTTTTGCAGTAGGTATTTTCCTCATCTTCTTCGCATTAATCATCTTCTATATGCCAGATATGTATGGATTATTCCTCGAATCTCCAAACTTTGAGCCAGCTAACCCATTGGCAACCCCGGCACATATTGCACCTGTTTGGTACTTTACGCCTTACTATACAATTTTACGTGCGGTTCCATCATGGTTCGGTACACAAATTTGGGGTGTTATAGCAATGGGCGCTTCAATTGCAGTTCTATTTGCCCTTCCTTGGTTAGATAGAAGCCCAGTACGTTCGATTCGCTATAAAGGTGCATTTATTAAAATCATGATCGCACTCTTTGTAATCTGCTTTATCGTACTTGGTTACTTAGGTGTTGTACCTGCTAACGATACTCGTACACTCGTTGCTCGTATCTGTACTGTCTACTATTTTGTCTTCTTCCTTGGTATGCCATGGTGGTCAAGATGGGGTAAAGTTAAACCAGTTCCAACAAGGGTGACAATGAAATGA
- a CDS encoding cytochrome c1, with protein MRKIITLLTSSLLMVLAAATANAQTSEALTAQALDALGEPQINIKNYESLQSGARLYVDYCLACHSLEFQRYNITARDIGLQEEDIQKLVNTGSYDPREAEFIKTKDGDLIHTAMDRRDAKVWLGVSPPDLSTIARAKGPDYVFKYLLSFYEDPSRPTGMNNIAFPNAGMPNVLAELQGIHQPVIEKVAIGECDMNNPDECQFEDVVIGVEKVSDGAMTELEFRKAVNDVTNFLTYVSEPAQLERQKYGPWVLGFLVIFTILAYALNREYWKDVK; from the coding sequence ATGAGAAAAATCATAACATTACTTACTAGTAGCCTTCTGATGGTTTTGGCCGCAGCTACGGCCAATGCACAGACATCTGAAGCACTGACAGCTCAAGCACTTGATGCTTTAGGTGAACCACAAATCAATATCAAAAACTATGAGTCATTACAATCTGGTGCTCGTCTTTACGTTGACTACTGCTTAGCTTGTCACTCATTAGAGTTTCAACGCTATAACATTACAGCTAGAGATATTGGCTTACAAGAAGAAGATATTCAGAAGTTAGTCAATACAGGTAGCTATGATCCTCGTGAAGCTGAGTTTATTAAAACAAAAGATGGTGATTTAATTCATACAGCTATGGATCGTCGCGATGCAAAAGTCTGGTTAGGTGTTTCTCCTCCTGATCTTTCGACCATTGCTCGCGCTAAAGGTCCTGACTATGTATTTAAGTATCTTCTCTCTTTCTATGAAGATCCTAGTCGCCCTACGGGTATGAATAATATTGCCTTCCCAAATGCCGGGATGCCAAACGTATTAGCTGAATTACAAGGGATTCATCAACCTGTCATTGAGAAAGTTGCGATTGGTGAATGTGATATGAATAATCCTGATGAGTGTCAATTTGAAGATGTAGTTATCGGCGTTGAAAAGGTTTCAGATGGCGCGATGACTGAACTTGAATTCCGTAAAGCTGTAAATGATGTCACTAACTTCTTAACCTATGTTTCAGAGCCAGCGCAATTAGAGCGCCAAAAATATGGCCCATGGGTTCTTGGCTTCTTAGTGATCTTTACTATTCTTGCTTACGCACTTAACCGTGAATATTGGAAAGATGTTAAGTAA
- a CDS encoding glutathione S-transferase N-terminal domain-containing protein translates to MSTRRTGFTLFTEKNSLDGDRVKVTLLEKNITCETVVVDPNNPPGDLLEVNPQVILPTLITREIAIYHTDTILEFLDERFPHPPLLPNDPILRAKFRLTLKTIVNDWYPLIEKLIGRKTADNKTNKAIADLLVAYAPLFSQTNYFQSDDFSLIDATIAPFLWWVKYLDIPLPKKAQPVLDYYDRLQEKESVKLAFDKKEKTV, encoded by the coding sequence ATGTCAACAAGACGAACAGGTTTTACACTATTTACAGAAAAGAATTCTTTAGATGGTGATCGAGTTAAGGTAACCTTGCTAGAAAAAAATATTACTTGTGAAACAGTGGTTGTCGATCCTAATAATCCGCCGGGAGATTTGTTAGAAGTTAACCCTCAAGTTATTCTTCCAACCCTTATTACTCGAGAAATTGCGATTTATCATACAGACACAATTTTAGAATTTTTAGATGAACGCTTCCCTCATCCACCACTTTTACCCAATGATCCAATTTTGAGAGCTAAATTCCGTTTAACCCTTAAAACCATTGTAAATGATTGGTATCCTCTCATCGAGAAGCTCATTGGCCGGAAAACAGCAGATAATAAGACTAACAAAGCCATTGCTGATCTTTTAGTTGCTTATGCCCCCCTTTTTAGTCAGACGAACTATTTTCAAAGTGACGATTTCTCACTGATTGATGCCACAATTGCACCTTTTCTCTGGTGGGTAAAATATCTAGATATTCCACTTCCTAAAAAAGCACAGCCAGTACTAGACTATTACGATCGCTTGCAAGAAAAAGAGAGTGTCAAATTAGCTTTTGATAAAAAAGAGAAGACTGTCTAA
- a CDS encoding ClpXP protease specificity-enhancing factor: MMTSNKPYFIRALYEWILDNDCTPYIVVDATLPFVDVPRQFVHDGKIILNILPSATHNLNLGDDWITFSARFSGVPQNINIPIGAVAAIYAQENGEGMGFQTEALNEENLDIIKENQSLSISKKEKAKQKGPKLGIISSKQDEEHKKSEDDNTPSPNDKGPGPKGGLKIVK; the protein is encoded by the coding sequence ATGATGACTTCCAATAAGCCCTATTTTATACGCGCATTATATGAATGGATTTTAGATAATGATTGCACTCCCTACATTGTTGTCGATGCAACGCTACCCTTTGTCGATGTTCCCCGGCAATTTGTTCATGATGGCAAAATTATCTTAAATATTCTCCCCTCTGCAACGCATAACTTGAATTTAGGCGATGACTGGATTACTTTCTCTGCCCGTTTTTCTGGAGTACCTCAGAATATCAACATTCCTATTGGTGCAGTTGCAGCCATCTATGCACAGGAAAATGGCGAAGGAATGGGATTCCAGACAGAAGCACTTAACGAAGAGAATCTTGACATTATCAAAGAAAATCAATCTCTCTCCATAAGCAAAAAAGAGAAAGCAAAGCAGAAAGGGCCTAAATTAGGGATTATCTCCTCGAAACAAGATGAAGAGCATAAAAAAAGTGAAGATGATAATACACCGTCTCCTAATGACAAAGGCCCAGGTCCTAAAGGTGGCTTGAAAATTGTCAAATAA
- a CDS encoding esterase/lipase family protein, translated as MNERSKSNQLEPKDHAALQDLILIHGLYQNSWVMRILGKRLNQLGYRIHYFNYPTLRADINHNVELFHQYLQTFTKPYAIIAHSLGGLITYQVAHQYQPSLLQKVIAITPPFQGSDIAQYLVDHHADYLLGKAKTALLKRDNKLKWELSTTPLGVIAGTQNIGPSYLLLEQIVKSHSHDELSDGTVYLKETQIEGMTDFTTINRSHTMTLFDNRTPLLCDHFLRYNSFKY; from the coding sequence ATGAATGAGCGTTCAAAGTCCAATCAGCTTGAGCCCAAAGATCATGCTGCACTACAAGATCTCATTCTCATTCATGGGCTCTATCAAAATAGCTGGGTAATGCGTATTTTAGGAAAACGCCTTAATCAGTTAGGCTATAGAATCCATTATTTCAATTATCCTACACTACGCGCAGATATAAATCACAATGTCGAACTATTTCATCAATATCTACAAACATTCACCAAACCTTATGCGATTATTGCTCATAGTTTAGGGGGACTGATCACCTACCAGGTTGCACATCAATATCAGCCATCGCTATTGCAAAAAGTAATCGCAATTACACCGCCTTTTCAAGGATCAGATATTGCTCAATATTTAGTAGATCATCATGCAGATTACCTTCTAGGAAAAGCTAAAACAGCATTATTAAAACGGGATAACAAACTAAAATGGGAATTATCAACAACCCCTCTAGGAGTCATTGCCGGCACACAAAATATTGGCCCTTCCTATCTATTATTAGAACAAATTGTTAAAAGCCATAGTCATGATGAGCTGAGTGATGGAACTGTCTATCTCAAAGAGACTCAAATTGAAGGGATGACTGACTTTACCACTATCAATCGCTCTCACACGATGACGCTTTTCGATAACCGCACTCCCCTATTATGCGATCACTTTCTTCGTTACAATTCCTTTAAGTACTAG
- the xseA gene encoding exodeoxyribonuclease VII large subunit, protein MVGKRPDLWDQRTSQSIVDRDDAIDNSLGPSSVMSVSKLNATIRELLEGNLFYCQVEGEISNAAFPQSGHIYFNLKDDQAVVKGVIWRSQAMLYRALIQNGQKVKVTGKITVYAPRGEYQLVISRVEEAGKGDLHLQFEALKLKLAQEGLFALEHKKAVPKHPKRIGIITSPTAAALQDVLNVFRQHRPDIPLTFYETRVQGNGAEMEIASAIERANRENSCDLLLVIRGGGSIEDLWCFNEEVVARAIFASHIPIITGVGHETDTTIADFVADLRAPTPSIAAKYSSQSKDELYQILAEYQEQLIARIVTKIEAQRSKVQYYYHRLQLKEPKLQLQHFRQQLIYHQHRLNHQLQSRLSKDKQKLSTLEQRLTLQLLQRKYQLLASTKEELALHLTRSMQMKLEQYRQAFQFSVEKLTLLSPLNVLLRGYSVTTSEETTKIVKSITQVQSGDQLSIKVADGIINAKVLGVE, encoded by the coding sequence ATGGTAGGAAAACGCCCAGATCTATGGGATCAGAGAACAAGTCAATCAATAGTTGATAGAGATGACGCTATTGATAATTCATTAGGTCCCTCTTCTGTGATGAGTGTCTCAAAATTAAATGCCACTATTCGGGAGCTATTAGAAGGGAATCTTTTCTACTGCCAAGTCGAAGGGGAGATTTCTAATGCCGCTTTTCCGCAATCTGGGCATATCTATTTTAATTTAAAAGATGATCAAGCCGTTGTCAAAGGCGTTATCTGGCGTTCCCAAGCTATGCTTTATCGTGCGCTTATTCAAAATGGACAAAAAGTGAAAGTCACAGGCAAAATCACTGTCTATGCTCCGAGAGGAGAATATCAATTAGTGATTTCTCGTGTGGAAGAAGCGGGCAAAGGAGATCTACATCTACAATTTGAAGCGCTGAAACTAAAGTTAGCACAAGAAGGTCTATTCGCACTTGAACACAAGAAAGCCGTTCCTAAACACCCAAAGAGAATTGGGATCATTACATCTCCGACGGCGGCAGCTCTACAAGATGTATTGAATGTATTTCGGCAACACCGACCGGATATTCCTTTAACGTTTTATGAAACAAGAGTGCAGGGTAACGGTGCGGAAATGGAGATCGCAAGTGCCATTGAAAGAGCTAATCGTGAGAATAGTTGCGATCTACTGTTAGTGATCCGTGGGGGCGGTAGTATTGAAGATTTATGGTGTTTCAATGAAGAGGTCGTTGCTCGTGCGATTTTTGCATCTCATATTCCGATTATTACCGGCGTGGGTCATGAAACGGATACTACAATTGCTGATTTTGTCGCTGATCTTAGAGCGCCAACACCCTCGATTGCGGCTAAATATTCTTCACAATCAAAGGATGAGTTATATCAGATATTAGCCGAATATCAGGAGCAGTTAATTGCAAGAATAGTCACTAAAATCGAGGCTCAACGTTCGAAGGTCCAATATTATTATCATCGCTTACAGCTCAAAGAGCCAAAACTACAGTTACAACACTTTCGTCAGCAATTGATTTATCATCAACACCGACTTAATCATCAATTGCAATCTCGCCTTTCTAAAGACAAGCAGAAGTTATCGACGTTAGAACAGCGCTTAACGTTACAGCTATTACAACGGAAATATCAGCTACTAGCCAGTACAAAAGAGGAGCTAGCATTACACTTAACGAGATCAATGCAAATGAAACTAGAACAATACCGGCAAGCGTTCCAATTTAGTGTTGAAAAATTGACGTTGCTGAGTCCATTGAATGTATTATTGCGAGGGTATTCCGTAACAACTTCAGAAGAGACGACCAAGATTGTGAAGAGTATTACCCAGGTACAAAGCGGCGATCAATTATCGATTAAAGTTGCAGATGGTATTATTAATGCGAAGGTTCTAGGGGTAGAGTAG
- the mazG gene encoding nucleoside triphosphate pyrophosphohydrolase, which translates to MEKREQLNKLLKVIVQLRSKEGGCPWDRAQTHQTLIPFLQEESAEVIDAIEEYHPESLKEELADLLFQVLLHSQIEAELGHFDFQDVMHLLEQKLIRRHPHVFADKKYQSIEEQKTDWQRIKAEERAEKGLPALADQSLLSGIPNALAALDQATKLQARAAKVGFDWDNIEDVIAKVDEEKLELMEAIALKDKNEIEAELGDLLFSIVNLSRFLEIDASTALNRTNQKFKRRFNYIERHANRPLTTLTLAELDRYWEEAKADEKR; encoded by the coding sequence ATGGAAAAGAGAGAACAATTGAATAAGCTCTTGAAAGTAATTGTACAATTACGATCAAAAGAAGGAGGATGCCCGTGGGATCGGGCTCAGACTCATCAAACTTTGATTCCTTTTCTACAAGAAGAGAGTGCTGAGGTGATTGATGCCATTGAGGAGTACCATCCAGAATCACTTAAAGAGGAGCTCGCTGATCTGCTATTTCAAGTTCTGCTACATAGCCAGATTGAGGCTGAGCTAGGTCATTTTGATTTTCAAGATGTCATGCATTTGTTAGAGCAGAAACTCATCCGGCGCCATCCGCATGTATTTGCCGATAAAAAGTATCAATCTATTGAAGAGCAGAAAACTGATTGGCAGCGAATTAAAGCCGAAGAACGTGCTGAGAAAGGATTACCTGCTTTAGCGGATCAGTCGCTATTATCGGGTATTCCGAATGCATTAGCCGCCTTAGATCAAGCAACAAAATTACAAGCTCGGGCTGCTAAAGTAGGATTTGATTGGGATAATATTGAAGATGTGATTGCAAAAGTGGATGAAGAGAAGCTCGAATTGATGGAAGCGATCGCCTTGAAGGACAAGAATGAAATTGAGGCAGAATTAGGGGATTTACTCTTTTCAATTGTGAATCTCTCTCGGTTTTTAGAGATAGATGCTTCAACAGCACTCAATAGAACTAATCAGAAATTTAAACGCCGATTTAACTATATTGAGCGACATGCTAATCGGCCTTTAACGACACTTACATTAGCCGAATTAGATCGATATTGGGAAGAAGCAAAAGCGGATGAGAAGCGTTAA
- the kdsB gene encoding 3-deoxy-manno-octulosonate cytidylyltransferase, translating to MDYIVVIPARLKSSRLPQKMLRSLNGKPLIEWTWRAALKSSAKQVIVATDNQAIYDHLTTLGATVVMTADHHESGTDRLSEVAQKLSFNPNEVIVNWQGDEPFLPTHFIDLVAESLANNPSVAMSTLATPIYDWAEIQDPNAVKVVLNEVDEALYFSRAPIPYQRGEMKIEGRIIGETPYLRHLGLYAYRADFLCQYPHLIPSPLESLEKLEQLRALANNYKIAVAISLESPPPGIDTEEDLEKAINWLLEHQAQPLKQK from the coding sequence ATGGATTATATTGTTGTTATTCCAGCAAGACTTAAGTCTTCCCGCCTCCCACAAAAAATGCTACGTTCTTTAAATGGTAAACCGCTTATAGAGTGGACTTGGCGAGCAGCCTTAAAAAGCAGCGCCAAACAAGTGATCGTTGCCACTGATAATCAAGCTATTTACGATCATCTTACAACCCTTGGTGCAACAGTGGTCATGACAGCTGATCATCATGAATCTGGCACTGATCGGCTGAGTGAGGTTGCACAAAAGTTATCGTTTAATCCCAATGAGGTAATCGTTAATTGGCAAGGAGATGAACCTTTTCTCCCCACGCACTTTATTGACCTTGTTGCAGAATCGTTAGCCAATAATCCATCAGTCGCAATGAGCACGCTTGCAACGCCGATTTACGACTGGGCTGAAATTCAAGATCCTAATGCGGTGAAAGTCGTACTAAATGAGGTCGATGAAGCGCTTTACTTCTCTCGTGCGCCGATTCCTTATCAACGTGGTGAAATGAAAATAGAAGGAAGAATTATCGGTGAAACACCTTATCTTCGCCACCTTGGCCTCTATGCTTATCGCGCTGATTTTCTCTGTCAATATCCTCATTTGATCCCTTCGCCACTAGAATCACTGGAAAAATTAGAGCAGTTAAGAGCGCTTGCTAATAATTATAAAATCGCAGTAGCCATCTCTTTAGAATCTCCTCCGCCCGGTATTGATACTGAAGAGGATCTAGAGAAAGCCATAAATTGGCTGTTAGAACATCAAGCGCAGCCATTAAAACAGAAATAG
- the asd gene encoding archaetidylserine decarboxylase (Phosphatidylserine decarboxylase is synthesized as a single chain precursor. Generation of the pyruvoyl active site from a Ser is coupled to cleavage of a Gly-Ser bond between the larger (beta) and smaller (alpha chains). It is an integral membrane protein.) — protein MFKNNSIQRASSWLFRKLTRIKTAWLKNLFITQFAKLYKIDWQDCVRQKPQEYLSFNDFFTRELKKGARPIADNAIVSPADGRIAAAGSLSNTRFVRAKGHDFTLEALIADPSLAERFRDGHFATVYLSPRDYHRIHMPVTGKLLKTIHIPGKLYSVSMKMADKIPTLFAENERLVSLFETEYGKVMVILVGAINVSSIETIWAGTITPPYGKVLQYSDYQHENIIIEKGQEMGRFNMGSTAIVITEKEGLSLLTNIQEGAVIRLGEGLLDSAMNSNNVITPE, from the coding sequence ATGTTCAAAAATAATTCAATTCAGCGTGCCTCTTCATGGCTATTTCGAAAACTCACCCGCATTAAAACGGCCTGGTTGAAAAATCTATTCATTACCCAATTCGCCAAACTCTATAAAATCGATTGGCAAGATTGTGTAAGGCAAAAGCCACAAGAGTATCTCAGTTTCAATGACTTTTTTACAAGAGAGCTTAAAAAAGGCGCCCGCCCTATTGCTGACAATGCCATTGTTTCTCCAGCAGATGGCCGAATTGCGGCAGCAGGATCTCTCTCTAACACGCGTTTTGTCAGAGCCAAAGGTCATGATTTTACATTAGAAGCGCTCATTGCGGATCCATCTCTTGCAGAACGCTTTCGGGATGGTCATTTTGCCACCGTTTATCTCTCACCTCGTGATTACCATCGCATTCATATGCCTGTCACTGGCAAGCTATTAAAAACAATCCATATTCCCGGAAAGCTCTACAGTGTTTCCATGAAGATGGCGGATAAAATCCCGACACTTTTTGCTGAAAATGAACGTCTTGTATCCCTTTTTGAGACAGAATATGGCAAAGTGATGGTCATTCTAGTGGGCGCGATTAATGTTTCAAGCATTGAAACTATTTGGGCCGGTACAATCACGCCACCTTACGGTAAAGTACTGCAATATAGCGATTACCAACATGAAAATATCATCATCGAAAAAGGACAAGAGATGGGCCGCTTTAATATGGGTTCTACTGCTATTGTAATAACCGAGAAAGAAGGGTTATCTCTCCTTACAAATATCCAAGAAGGTGCCGTCATTCGATTAGGTGAAGGGTTGTTAGATTCTGCAATGAATTCAAATAACGTAATAACACCTGAATAG
- the rpsF gene encoding 30S ribosomal protein S6 codes for MRHYEVVFLVHPDQSEQVPAMVERYKAIVTDNGGAIHRLEDWGRRQLAYPIQKIHKAHYILMNIECGKEALAELQSAFRFNDAVIRDLIINKEEAITEVSAISAKPERTTEVREEIEVEEGSEEAKDADDSTEA; via the coding sequence ATGCGTCATTACGAAGTAGTTTTCCTGGTTCATCCAGATCAAAGTGAACAAGTTCCTGCAATGGTTGAGCGTTACAAAGCCATTGTGACTGACAATGGTGGTGCTATCCATCGTTTAGAAGATTGGGGTCGTCGTCAACTTGCTTACCCTATCCAAAAAATTCATAAAGCTCATTATATTCTAATGAACATTGAGTGTGGCAAAGAAGCTTTGGCTGAACTTCAAAGCGCGTTCCGTTTCAATGATGCGGTCATCCGTGACTTAATCATCAACAAAGAAGAAGCGATCACTGAAGTTTCTGCAATCTCAGCAAAACCTGAGCGTACTACTGAAGTTCGCGAAGAGATCGAAGTTGAAGAAGGTAGTGAAGAAGCAAAAGATGCTGATGACAGCACTGAAGCTTAA
- the rpsR gene encoding 30S ribosomal protein S18 — translation MSRFVRRRKYCRFTAEGVKEIDYKDVNLLKNYITETGKIVPSRVTGTSARYQRQLATAIKRARYIALLPYTDQH, via the coding sequence ATGTCACGTTTTGTTCGTCGTAGAAAATATTGTCGTTTTACCGCTGAAGGCGTTAAAGAGATTGATTACAAAGATGTTAACCTCTTAAAAAACTACATCACAGAAACTGGTAAAATTGTACCAAGCCGCGTAACTGGTACAAGCGCACGTTATCAGCGTCAACTTGCAACTGCAATCAAACGCGCACGCTACATTGCATTGCTCCCATATACTGATCAACACTAA
- the rplI gene encoding 50S ribosomal protein L9, whose protein sequence is MKVILLEKIENLGSLGDTVDVKPGYARNYLLPQGKATEATPANIERFEARRAELEMRQSDLLASATARGEKLSGLVMTVAANAGSEGRLFGSVTAQDIATHITEAGVPVDRKEVRINDGAIRHLGEHIVTLHLHADVNVEITVNVIAE, encoded by the coding sequence ATGAAAGTTATTCTTTTAGAAAAAATTGAAAATTTAGGTTCTCTTGGTGATACTGTCGATGTAAAACCAGGATATGCGCGTAACTATCTTTTACCACAAGGCAAAGCAACTGAAGCAACACCTGCAAATATTGAGCGCTTTGAAGCTCGTCGTGCTGAGCTTGAAATGAGACAATCAGATCTTCTTGCATCAGCAACTGCTCGTGGCGAGAAATTATCTGGTTTAGTGATGACTGTTGCTGCAAATGCGGGTTCTGAAGGCCGTTTATTCGGTTCAGTAACTGCACAAGATATTGCAACTCATATCACTGAAGCAGGCGTTCCTGTTGACCGTAAAGAAGTGCGTATCAATGATGGTGCTATCCGTCATTTAGGTGAGCATATCGTTACACTTCACCTCCATGCAGATGTGAATGTAGAGATCACTGTAAACGTTATCGCAGAATAA
- a CDS encoding SapC family protein translates to MANSVFFYKNVEPLSKEIHVDLKLQPTKQYNFALKNHCVPLAGIEFFSASTKYPVIFLKEGESYIPVALTGLEEDKNLFIDATGKWEEDAYIPAFIRRYPFILAETGDDENQLTVCIDVDYEGWDKKKGEALFTKEGENTPFLENALALLSSYNIDMKRTQEFVKILAEKNLFESKNVTIQSPDGETFAVQNVYIVDEAKFMELDGETLHTLNKQGMLGWIFAHLVSLNNFPALFERFRNAREKKSKAN, encoded by the coding sequence ATGGCCAATAGTGTATTTTTTTATAAAAATGTAGAACCATTATCAAAAGAAATTCATGTTGATTTAAAATTACAACCTACCAAACAATATAATTTTGCACTCAAAAATCATTGTGTGCCATTAGCAGGAATTGAGTTTTTTAGCGCATCGACTAAATATCCGGTCATCTTTTTAAAAGAAGGCGAGAGCTATATTCCTGTTGCATTAACAGGCTTAGAAGAAGATAAAAACCTCTTTATTGATGCAACAGGTAAATGGGAAGAAGATGCATATATTCCTGCATTTATCCGTCGTTATCCATTCATTTTAGCTGAAACGGGTGATGATGAGAATCAGCTAACAGTTTGTATCGATGTTGACTATGAAGGTTGGGATAAGAAAAAAGGGGAAGCACTTTTCACAAAAGAGGGTGAGAATACCCCGTTTTTAGAAAATGCTTTAGCATTACTCTCTAGCTATAATATTGACATGAAACGTACACAAGAATTTGTGAAAATATTAGCCGAGAAAAATTTGTTCGAGAGTAAAAATGTGACTATTCAAAGTCCAGATGGTGAAACATTCGCAGTACAGAATGTGTATATCGTTGATGAAGCTAAATTTATGGAATTAGATGGTGAGACACTTCACACATTGAATAAACAAGGTATGTTGGGGTGGATATTTGCCCATTTAGTGTCTTTAAATAATTTCCCGGCACTTTTTGAACGTTTCCGTAATGCGCGTGAGAAAAAGAGTAAAGCGAATTAA
- a CDS encoding (2Fe-2S)-binding protein translates to MDVPENMLMIDFLHEYLDLTGTHFGCGQGVCHACTVVEILPDGSKEELRTCIYGAHFFAGKNIVTIEGQAIEDKNGELQLTPIQQAFIDNFAFQCGYCAPGFVAGATVFLDKLNREPIKRAHLEQAIEEALDPHICRCTGYVRYYEAIRDVALATPGCVIEE, encoded by the coding sequence ATGGATGTTCCTGAAAATATGTTAATGATCGATTTTCTACATGAGTATCTAGATTTAACGGGAACCCACTTTGGTTGCGGGCAGGGGGTTTGTCATGCTTGTACCGTTGTCGAGATTCTACCTGATGGCAGTAAAGAAGAGTTACGAACTTGCATTTATGGTGCTCATTTTTTTGCGGGTAAAAATATTGTGACAATTGAAGGGCAAGCAATAGAGGATAAGAATGGTGAGTTGCAATTAACGCCTATTCAGCAAGCCTTTATTGATAATTTTGCTTTCCAATGTGGTTATTGTGCGCCGGGGTTTGTGGCTGGTGCGACAGTATTTTTAGATAAATTGAATAGAGAGCCTATTAAGCGAGCTCATTTAGAGCAGGCTATTGAGGAGGCATTAGATCCTCATATCTGCCGTTGTACGGGATATGTCCGATATTATGAAGCAATTCGGGATGTTGCTTTAGCAACGCCTGGCTGCGTAATCGAAGAGTAA